The bacterium DNA window CGCCGTCAAGGCCTTGCGCGCGCTCGGTGATACCATGCATTGGGTCCAGAACAATCGCCACGAGGCGGCCATGATCGCCGCCAAGGCTTTTCAGATGGATCCGGCCCAGTTGGAGCAATTGATGGGGTGCTGCACCTACACGCTGGATTTCCCTCAGCAGGTGACGGATGCCCTGGTCGGGATGGCGGAGTACGCATCCCAAAAGAAACTACTCGGGAAGATGACCGTCAATCAGCTGGTGAACGACCTGCTCGATCCGAAGCTCATGTTGACGGTTGCGCCCGGACTGTGCACAGCGGCTGTGTGCAAGGGCTCTGCGCACCCGTAGGCGGCTTCCTGCCAGGTCAATCGATGGACCCGCATATCCTGTTTCTCGATACCTCGTTCATGTACCCGGGCCGGACCAGGACCCGTGAGTGGGTGCTGCAGCGCTTCAATTTGGCGATCGGGAAGGGCGAGTTTCACGTCCTGCTCGGGCCTTCCGGCTGCGGGAAAACCACCGTGTTGAACCTCGTGGCGGGATTCGAGCATCCGAGCCTGGGAGAAGTGTGGGTGAAAGGCAGGCGCGTCACGGCGCCAGGCGTCGATCGCGTCGTGATTTTTCAAAGCAGCGACTCACTCTATCCTTGGTTGACCGCCCTCCAAAACGCAGAATTTGGTCTTCGGATCGCCGGAATGCCGGGACCGGAGCGCACGCGGCGAGCACTCAACTTCCTCCGCCTGGTTGGACTGGCAGGCCAGGAGCACAAGTTCCCGTGTCAGCTCTCGGGCGGGATGAAACAGCGCGTCCAGCTGGCGAGGGCACTGGCCGGGAACGCCGACACGTTGCTCATGGACGAGCCGTTCGGCGCTCTCGACGCGCAGACCCGAAGCCTCCTGCAGACAGAGCTTGTGCAACTGTGGCAGCAGACACGGTACACGACGCTCTTTGTCACCCACGACATTTCGGAGGCGATTCTCCTGGCGGACCGGGTGTCTGTCATGACCTCGGGCCCCGGGGCAACGCTCAAGGAAACGATCGATGTGCCGTTAGGGCGGCCGCGCTCTGTTGCCCAGCCTGAGTTCGGAGACATCTACGTCCGCCTGAACCGCTTGCTCGGTAAAGAAGCGGCATGACGCTCGCGAGGCGACGCGATGGTTTCGCGGAGTAGCG harbors:
- a CDS encoding ABC transporter ATP-binding protein — translated: MDPHILFLDTSFMYPGRTRTREWVLQRFNLAIGKGEFHVLLGPSGCGKTTVLNLVAGFEHPSLGEVWVKGRRVTAPGVDRVVIFQSSDSLYPWLTALQNAEFGLRIAGMPGPERTRRALNFLRLVGLAGQEHKFPCQLSGGMKQRVQLARALAGNADTLLMDEPFGALDAQTRSLLQTELVQLWQQTRYTTLFVTHDISEAILLADRVSVMTSGPGATLKETIDVPLGRPRSVAQPEFGDIYVRLNRLLGKEAA